TGCACCTACACGGGTAAAGACTTTATCCACGATACCTACTTCGGCTGCTTTCGCTGGTACGAAACATCCCATTTGAGCCATCAAGACAATCAAAGCTGTCTGACGAAGCAATGCCGACTTACCCGCCATGTTCGGACCTGTGATAATCATGATTTGCTGTTCCGAATCATTCAGATTGACATCGTTCGGGATATATTCTTCTCCGATAGGGAGATTTCTTTCAATCACTGGGTGACGTCCTTCTGTGATTTGAAGGTTGCGTGTATCATTGATACTTGGCGCAGCATAATTGTACTCATTGGCGATGTTGGCAAAAGACAACAAACAGTCAAGCGTCGCGATAACGGCTGCGTTTTGTTGAATTTGTGCTACATAATCAGCAGCGAGTAAGACCAAGTTTTGAAAAATCTGTTGTTCCAAAACATTGATTTGAGACTCAGCATGAAGAATTTTCTCCTCATAGGTTTTCAGTTCTTCGGTGATATAACGCTCAGCATTCACCAAAGTCTGTTTTCTGATCCAAGTCTCAGGTACTTTATCTTTATGTACATTTCGAACTTCTAGGTAATAACCAAAGACCTTGTTGTAAGCAATCTTTAGTGAAGAAATTCCTGTACTTTCTATTTCTCTTTCAAGAATTTGGTTGAGGTAATCTTTCCCCGAAAAGGCAATTTTGCGAAGCTCGTCCAATTCTTCATTCACACCTTCATTCACCATTCCGCCTTGCGTAGCATTTAGTGGCGGATTGTTCTGCAATTCTTTCTCGATCTTATCCATTAGGAGTTCACAAGAATGCAGACGGTCGTTTAGGGTTTTCAACTCAGGTACATCACACTTTGCTAGTGCTTCTTTGACTGGCAACGAATGTTGAAGCGCTCTTTTTAGCTGTACCATCTCACGAGGATTGATACGTCCTACTGCAACTTTGGAGATCAGACGTTCCATATCTCCGACCTGTTGCATGCTATCAACCAAGGTGTCTAGTACATCTTCTTCCTCTTTGAAATAACGAACCACGTTGAGTCTTTCCTCAATCTTGCGTTTGTCTTTGAGTGGAAGAAGCACCCATTTTTTGAGTAAACGTGCGCCCATTGGTGTCACACATTTATCCAAAATCTGAATCAGTGGTACACCGCCTTCGTGCTGTGGCGAAAGTAATTCGAGGTTTCTGATGGTAAACTTATCCAGCCAAACATATTTGTCTTCCTCAATTCGTCCGATGGTCGAGATATGGCTGACATTTTTATGCTCAGTTGCTTCAAGGTAATACAAGACTGCTCCTGCGGCTACAATACCAGCTTCTAGGTTTTGGATACCATATCCTTTCATGGAGTTGGTTCCGAAATGCTTCAAGAGCTTATCGTATCCGTATTCGTGGGTGTACACCCAATCGTCTAGTTGGAAAGAGTTGAAATCATCTCTGAAAGCAGCTTCATACTGCTCTTTTTGTACTCGACAATAGATCACCTCTGAAGGCATAAAGCTTTGCATCAGTTTATCGATGTAAGCTTGGTCGCCTTGTGCGGTCAAGAACTCACCTGTAGAAACATCAAGGAAAGAAACACCTACCGTTTGTTTTAGAAAATAAACCGAAGCGAGGTAGTTGTTCTTTTTGACATTAAGAACATTGTCATTGAAAGAAACTCCCGGAGTCACAAGCTCGGTCACGCCTCTTTTCACGACTCCTTTTACAGATTTCGGGTCTTCCAACTGATCGCAGATTGCAACACGTTGTCCAGCTTTTACAAGTCTTGGCAAATAGGTATCCAAAGCATGGTGAGGGAATCCTGCCAATTCCATAGCCGATGCCGCACCGTTTGATCTTTTGGTCAGTACAATCTCCAAGATTTGACTTGCCTTGATTGCATCTTCTCCAAAAGTCTCATAAAAGTCCCCTACGCGGAATAGTAATAATGCCCCCGGATGTTTCGCCTTGATCGCATTATACTGCTTCATCATTGGGGTTTCCTTCTCCTTCTTTACCGATTTCTTTGCCAAAGTTCCTGATTTTGATGGTTTACCATTTTCAAAAAGCATACAAAAATAGTAAAAATTCAAGGATTTGAAGTGCTATTTGGGAAAGTAGAACAAGTCTATTAACAAATCACTAACTTCAAGAAGTACAGAATTGATACCTAAAACTCATCGACATAGCTACTTAAGAGACTTATGAGCCAAGAAAAACAGCCTTCTGATCAATCTCCTAAAAAATCACTTTTTTCTTTAAGGACTCAACTCGTATGGAGTATTATAATTTCAGGACTTTTTGCCGCTGTGGTTATCGGGTGGATTGGATACAGTCATGCAAAACAAAGCGTTTTAGAAGCCTCAAAAGTAAAACTTGGGGCAATCAGAGATTGTAAAAAAGATGCTTTGGAAAGTTACCTTAACGACACACAAGAATCTTTACAAACTATTGCTCAGAGTAGTTTTACTTTAGCAGCTTTTTTAGGTTTTCAAACGGCCTTTCACGATAGTATTTTTCAAAATGACAATTTCGATTTCTCGAATGGTCTAGAAGAAATGTATATGGACGACAAACTGAGTTATTCAGATAGTTTTTCTTTAGCTCAGAAACAAAAGGAAATAGCAGCACTACTCGAAAGTCCATCTAATACACAGTATTTACATTATCATTATCTCTTACAAAATCCGAATCCAAAAAGTGATCGCTTTCAATTTGTGGGTGATGAACCTTCAGAATACGGTAAAAAACATCGCCGATTTCATAGCTCATTTGCAAAAAAAGTAATAGGCTTAAAATGGAAAGATTTGGCGTTAATTGATGCCAAGAATGGAGATATTTTATACACTGTTAAAAAGGCTACAGACTTAGGGACAAATCTACTTCATGGTCCTTATCAAGATAGTGGTATGGCTGAGATTTTTCAGAAAGTACGTTTTTCTGAGTCAAAAACGTTAGTTGTTCATAGCGAAGTCAAAGAATTCATTCTTTCCCCCGAAGAGAATGTAATTTTTTGGGCTACTCCAATCGTCCAAGAACAAGAAATTGTAGCTGTACTAATGTGCCAAACAGGTATAGAGCAAATAGATCAGATTATAGATGCTCCAGTAGAAGGTCAAAATCAAGCTTCGGCAAGTCAGAGTACTTATTTGGTTGGTCATGATTTTAAAATACAGACTAACCTCCAACGCTTTAAATCAAAACCCAAAGAATTTATTCAGCAACTCACAAAATCGGGAACTGATATTTCGCAAATACATCTCCTAGAAAATCATCATAGTACTTCTTTAATTCTTGAAGCTAATACCGAAGCTGCGGTCTTAGCTTTCAATGAAAAACAAGGAGCTAGTGTACACAAAAATGCACTTGGGGAAGAGGTACTTATAGCTTATTCGTCTTTGCAATTCAATAATGAAAATTCATGGAGTATTTTCACGGAGCAAACTACTGAAGAAATATATATACCTATTTCAACATTAAAGAATAATTTACTGATTGCAATTGCAGTTGTATTGTTCCTTTTAATAGTGGTAGGAGATTTATATGCCCGACAGCAAGCTGTTCCTTTAAATTTACTGCTCGATAACCTTGAAGCAGTATCGGAAGGTCAGCTAAAAACAAAAATGGCTCAAGGACAGCATAAAATAAATCATACCATTACGGCTCTAAATCACCTTATAGAACACCTTAATCAAGCCACAGAGTTTGTACATCAAATAGGAAAAGGTAACTATGAAATGGCTTTCTCTCCTCTAGGAAAAAGCGATATGCTAGGGCATGCATTACTTGACATGCGTGATAGAGTTAAACACTTTACCGAAGAGGAAGAAATTAGAAATTGGAGTATAGAAGGCAAAAATCAGTTCATTGAAGTTTGCAGGCAAAATGATCATGACCTTTATGATTTTGCAGAACAAAACCTTCAACAATTCATGCTTTATCTTGAGGCATATGCTAGTGCATTTTATGTCATCAGAGAAGAGGAAGAAACAGGGGGAAAAAGAGAATACCTTCAGAGCGTTGGATGCTTTTCACTTGATCGGAAAAAGTATATGAATAAAAAGATATACAAAGGTGAAGGGCTTGTCGGGGTCACTTGGACGGAAGGCAAATACCATTACATTGAAGATATCCCTGAAGGCTTCAAAATGATCAATTTAGGACTTGGTCAAGCTCCTCCAGTATCTTTATTATTAATTCCTATCCGATTCAGCGAACAAGTATTGGGAGTTGTTGAATTACTCTTTTTGCGAAAGCTTAAAAAACACGAAATCAAATTTTGCTGTGAAGTCACAGATTCTTTTGCTTCTTATGGACAACTTCTAGGTGTAGACGTTTCTCATGGAAATTATACACATTTCAAACAAAAAGCTGAAGAATTAGAAGGGCAAAACAATCAGCTTAAAAAAGAATTGGAACACCAACAAAGTACTTTGCTACTACAACTTAAACAGAAGAAAGATGAGGCGTTATTCTACAAAGAACAGCTTCACCAATTGACTTCAAGTAAAGGAGATAATCTCAATCCTCCTCCACAAGAAAGTACGGAATAAAAAAAAGCGTTCTTCTCGAAGAACGCTTTTTATATTTTCTAAAGTAGAAATTACTTGTTTGTAGCTTCTTTAAGAATTTCTTCAAACTCTCCTAAGTCAACTACTTTCTCGTCTACTTTCACTTTATCTTTCACGTAATCCAAAAGTTTTTGATCGTTTACTTGAGAAGCGATCTCATTGTACTTTTGTCCGTTTTCGTATGAAAGGTAGTTTTGAACATATCCTTTCAACTGATCAGCAGGAATTTCACCCATACCGAACTGTCTGAATTGAGCGATGATTTGCTTCTCAGCTTCAGCCTCGATATCCTCGTGACCTACTTTGATTTCACCGTCTCTTGAGATACGTCCAGCAATAGCTCTCCATTTCACTGCTTCAGTAAAGTCAGCCAATTTCTCAGCAACTTCCTCGTCAGTTACTTCTTTCTCTGAAGTTTGCTTGTATACTTTTGTCAATAACTCTTCTGAGATCTCAACATCGATTTTCTTCATCAATGCTTTTTGTACCTCATTTGACAATAGTGAATCAGCAGCAGTGCTATTTGCATCTGCAATAACAACTTTCAATTCAGCTTTGAAAGACTCTTCGCTATCCGCTTTACCTTCACCCAATACTTTGTCGAAGAATTCTTGATCTAAAGCAGGCTCTTCGTTACGAGTGATTTTAGTGATAGTAGCCTCATAAGCTCCTTTGAAGTCAGCAGCAGCATCCTCTTCCATTGGGAAGATTACACGGATATCTTTTGCATCAACAAAGATGTCTTCAACGTTGATAGCTACAACATCACCAACTTTTTTACCTTCGAACAAAGCTACTGTTGCTTCCTTAACTTTTTCGTCAAGAACTACAACAGACTCTTTTGGCTCTTCTTCGCCTTCTACAGCTTTGAAGTTAGCTTTGATGAAGTCACCTTTAGCAGCAGCTTCTACGTCAACTGCATTTGGATAGCTTTCTTTCAATTTGTTGATTGTGTTCTCAACATCATTGTCAGAAATTTCCAACTGGTAACCTTGTACTGAAGTTCTTTTATCTAGTGTATAGTCAAATTCTGGCTCGATGATCAAGTCAAAAGATACCTCTACTTCTTTAGAAGCATCCAATTGCTCAGGAGTCAAGAATTCGCCTACATACATAGGTGCGAACAACAAATGTAGGTCGTTTTCTTTAACGTAGTTGTCAACTGCGTTAGAAACTGTTTTATTGAAAATATCTTGTTTCAAGTCTTTTCCGTACATCTTTTTTACCAAAGATGTAGGTACTTTACCTGGACGGAAACCTTTGAAGTTAGCTCTTTTTGCTTGCGCCTTCAATTGTGCGTCAAATTCTGTCTTGTAATCCGCCTCTGAAACTTTAAGGCTTAAAAGACCGTGTGCGCTTTCCTTTTTTTCGAAATTGAATTCCAAGGTTCTAAATGTTTAGAGTTATACAAATCGACCTATTTCCTTTTTCCCGTTACAGAGGTGGGAAATCATACAGAACGATTTAAACAAAAAATTCCCAACCCCTGAAAAGATTGAGAATTAGTTTTCATTTGTGCGGATGGAGGGAGTCGAACCCCCACGCCTTGCGGCGCTAGATCCTAAGTCTAGTGCGTCTACCAATTTCGCCACATCCGCAACTTTCAGTGCACATTTTATTTAAATGCGGTGCAAAGGTAAGTTCTTTTTTTGAATCTGCAAGATTTTATCAGCTATTTTTCAAAAAAAGTCAGCTCTATTTACCTACTAATTTCTCTTAAGCTCTTTTACATACTCCATAACAATGTTAGGATGTAGAATAGTCCAATTAAAATTTGATTTTAACTTCTAACTTCCTTTCCTTGTAAAGTGCAACAAGAGCTATTGCAACCTTGTTGTATAAAAAAGAGTAATCAAGTTACCGATAATTGTGCAATTATCTCTACAAATAGAGTCGAAATAGATAGGCTGTGATGGAAATCAACATCGAAAAGGAAAATCAAACACTGGTGAGGATGTACAGGGCTTTGATACAAAAAGCAGAGCCTTATATAAAAGAAGGGGATGAGACTATCATTCGTAAGGCATTCAAGTTTGCAGTCAATGCTCACAAAGATGTTCGCAGACGATCGGGCGAACCTTATATTTATCACCCAGTAGCTGTAGCTACCATTGTAGTAGAAGAAATTGGTTTAGGTACTACGTCTATTGTAGCTGCCCTTCTTCATGATGTGGTTGAAGATACAGACTATACATTACAAGATATTGAAGAGCGTTTTGGTCCTAAAGTAGCTCGTATAATCGACGGCTTGACCAAAATCACAGAAACAACTTCTAAGAGTGAGTCTATTCAAGCGGAAAACTTCCGTAAGATGCTCCTAACAATATCAGAAGACATCAGAGTAGTGCTCGTAAAGCTTGCAGACCGTTTGCACAATATGCGTACACTCTCTAGTATGTCATTGGACAAACAATTAAAGATTAAGTCTGAGACAGAATATATTTATGCACCACTGGCACACCGCTTGGGGCTATACAATATTAAATCCGAACTTGAAGACCTTTCATTGCGCTATTCTAATAGAAAAGTTTACAATGAAATTTCTGAGAAGCTAGAGGAAACGGAAGAGCAACGTAAGCGATTTACCAAAAGCTTTGTAAAACCTCTTGAGAAAGACCTTAAAAAGCACAACTTTGAGTTTAGGATTAAAGCAAGAACAAAGTCTGTAACTTCCATCTATAAAAAGATGCGAAAACAAGGCATTCCTTTTGAAGAAGTTTTTGACTTGTTTGCCATCCGAATCATTTTCGATTCACCTCTTCCAGAAGAAAAATCTGTCTGTTGGCGTATTTATTCGATCGTAACAGATCACTATACCCCAAATGTCAAAAGACTTCGTGATTGGATTAGTGTCCCAAAGGCTAACGGATATGAGTCTTTACATACCACTGTAATGGGTCCTGACGGGCATTGGGTTGAGGTGCAGATCAGAAGTTCTCGAATGGACGAAATTGCAGAAAAAGGATATGCTGCTCACTGGAAATACAAAGAAGGCTCTGGAAAAGGGGGGATAAATAAAGAAAGAGGAATTGAGCAATGGCTTAACGAGGTTCGAGATATTCTTGAAGATGATAAATCAAATGCAATTGAATTCTTAGATGATTTCCGATCTAACTTATTCAATAAAGAAGTATTTGTATTTACCCCAAATGGAGATCTTCGTGTTTTTCCACACAGTGCCACAGTTCTTGACTTTGCCTTTGAAATCCACACCGAAGTTGGAGCAAAATGTCTTGGAGCAAAAATTAACGGCAAGTTAGTTCCACTGAACCATGAACTTAAAAACGGTGACCAAGTTGAAATCCTGACTGCCAATAAATCTAAAGCGAATGAAGATTGGCTCAAGTTTGTCAAGACTTCAAAAGCTCGAAAGAAAATAAAAGACTACCTCAGAGAAGATAAAAAGCAAGTTGCTTCTCTAGGGCGTGAAGTAGTTGAAAGGAAGTTCAAACAGATGAAAGAGCCTTTCAATGATAAAACAGTCAGTCAACTGAGAGAGTATTTTGGACTTCGTACTGAACTTGATCTGTATTTTAAAATAGGGAATGGAGACATAGACCATACTGAGATCAAGAAATTTAGGGAGATGAAAGAGGAGAATCAGAAATCTCCAAAGTATGTTCCTGAAGATGCAAAAGAGTTCAAGCAAAAAATTCGTCAAATTCGTAAAGAAGGAGACGAATTAGTGATAGGCGAAGACATGGATAGCGTACATTATAGTATTGCACCTTGTTGTAACCCTATTGCAGGCGATGATATTTTTGGATTTATCACGATCAATAGTGGTATCAAAATTCACCGTACAGATTGCCCTAACGCAGTATCTCTAATGGCAAATTATGGATACAGAATCATTAAAGCTCGTTGGGCATCCCAAAAGGATGAAGAATACGATGTATTGCTTTACATTGAAGGCACTGATCGTATAGGCTTGGTAAATGATGTAACCAAAATGATTTCTACTCAGCTAAGAGTAAATATCAAAGCCATATCAATTGATACACATAGTAGTATTTTTAAAGGACACATAACATTGTCAGTTAGGGATTCTAGAGAAGCTGAAAAAATGATTGCTAAACTGAAAGAAATTGACGGAATCATCCGTATCAATAGAGAAGTTTAGAATTTTAGTTAAACATAAAAAAGAGGCATCCTTTTACAGGATGCCTCTTCTCATTTCAATAAAATCAGAAATGAAAGATCTTTACTGACCTTGCTTTTCTTCATTACCTTTCAAAGTCAGATGGATTTCATCTATACGTACTTCTTCCATTGACTTTACAACAAACTTGAATCGATCTGTTTCGATGGCTTGACCAATACTAGGAATATCATGGTAAATCGATAAAATATACCCTCCTAGTGTTTCATAATCACCATCAGGTAAATTCCAATCATTATTTTCATTCAGGTAGTCAATTTCATGACGAGCACTTAACAGGAAGTTACTATCATCAATTTTCTGGAAAAGTAATTCTTCCTCATCATGTTCATCTTCAATCTCTCCGATGATTTCTTCCATCACATCTTCAACCGTCACAATTCCTGAAGTTCCTCCAAATTCATCAATTACCAACGCCATACTCTTTTTCTGAGTGTTGAATTTGATCATCAACTCATTGGCTAGCATTGCTTCTGGTACTGTAATGATTTCAGTAATGATATCAGTAATCTTTTCTGGCTTATTATACATATGAAATACATGACAATAACCTATGATATTATCAATGCTATCTTCATAAATAGGAATTTTAGAATGTCCACTTTCCATAAAGGCCTGCTTCAATTCCTCAATTGTTTCCTTCTTTTCACAAGCAATCACCTCTTTTCTAGGAATCATACACTCCCTTACTTGAATAGACTTGAATTCTAAGGCATTACTCAGAATTTTGGTATCTACATCCATTTGCTCATTTTGATCGTCTTTCTGAAGCATATGACGCTCAATGTAATCAGACAAATCCGAAAGCTTAAAAGGAGGGTGTTCTTCCGAATACTTCACCTTCAGTACTTTTGTGATAAATACATTCGATAACTTTTCTACAACCCAAACCAAAGGAAAACAAAGCGTGTAAATAATATTCATAGGGAAAGAACTCACCGCAAGAAACCCTTCTGGATTACTCAATGAAATACTTTTCGGAATAAATTCCGCTGTAGCCAATACTATGATTGTTGATATAATTGTTTGTATCAGAAGGGTTAAGACATCTACAGTACTTTCCAACAGATGAAACTTTTCAAGATAAGCTTCAATAGGTGGTTCTAGCATTGCGGCACTAAAAATACCATAGATAACAAGCGCTACTGTATTTCCGACCAAACAAGTAGAAATAAAGTGCGATCTATTTTCATAAAATTTAGATAAAATCGTTCCTGTTAAGGTCTCTTTCTTTTTTTGGAGAGCAACATAAAGGCGACTTGAAGAAACAAATGCAATTTCTACGGCTGAGAAAAAAGCCGAAAAAATTAACGAAATAACAACTGCAACCAGATTAATGTCCATAAGTGATCTATTTCTAAACGCTTCTCCTCGAAAAATATGTTCTTACTTATGAATTTGGGTCTGATTTAGACCCATTTTCTAGATATTTCATATTCTCTCACAGAATTATTCTAAACAATTATACAAATATTCAAAAAACAGAAGGACTTTTAAAGGTAGTCTTCTATTTTTGTGCCTTAAAGCTAACCTTCTAATTCTTTAAACAGTCATGCAAGAAAGATACGCACAGCGAGGTGTTTCAGCATCTAAGGAAGATATTCATAACGCTATCCAAAATTTGGACAAAGGAGTATTTCCTAAAGCATTTTGTAAAATTGTACCTGACTTCCTAGTAGGAGACGAAAAATATTGCAACATCATGCACGCTGACGGTGCTGGCACAAAATCTTCTCTAGCCTATTTGTATTGGAAAGAGACTGGTGACATGTCAGTGTGGAAAGGCATTGCGCAAGATGCCATCATCATGAACACAGATGACTTACTTTGTGTTGGGGCAACTGATAACATTCTACTTTCTTCTACAATCGGAAGAAATAAGAACCTAATTCCTGGTGAAGTTATTTCTGCGATTATCAATGGTACAGAAGAAGTTCTTCAAATGCTTCGTGATAATGGAATGAACATTATCAGTACTGGAGGTGAAACTGCTGATGTTGGAGACTTAGTAAGAACAATCATTGTAGACAGTACAGTTACTGCTCGAATGAAAAGAGAAGACGTAATTGACAATGCCAATATCTCTGAGGGAGATGTGATCATTGGTCTTTCTTCATTCGGTCAAGCAACTTACGAAACAGAGTACAACGGAGGAATGGGTAGTAATGGCCTTACTTCTGCTCGTCATGATGTATTTGCTCATTACCTTGCAGAAAAGTACCCTGAAAGTTTTGACCCAAGCGTTCCTAGAGATTTGGTATACAGTGGAAACAAAAAACTAGTAGATACAATTGCCGACGTCACTCTAGATGCTGGTAAACTAGTTCTTTCTCCTACGCGTACTTATGCTCCAGTAATCAGCAAAATTCTTAAAGAATATAGAAAGGTAATCAACGGAATGGTACACTGTAGTGGTGGTGCTCAAACTAAGATCCTTCACTTTGTTGATAACTTGCACATCATTAAGGATAACTTATTTGAGATTCCTCCTTTGTTCAAGCTTATCCAAGAAGAAAGTAAAACAGATTGGAAAGAAATGTATAAAGTTTTCAATATGGGGCATAGAATGGAAATTTATGTACCTCAACAATATGCTGAAGACATTATCTCAATTTCTAAGTCATTCAATATAGACGCTCAAATTATTGGTAGAGTTGAAGCTGCTGAGACTAAAAAGTTAACACTTACTAGTCCTCATGGAGAGTATATCTACTAGTATTTAATCGAGACCAAATAGAAAGCGATCCACTACTTAAAATAGAGGATCGCTTTTTTTTGTATACAAGAAAAAGGTAAAAAATAATGTAAAAAGGCTTTCTCAAATAAATTGAGAAAGCCTTCAAATTACCTTAGATAATCTAAGAATTAGTTAGACCAAAGATTAGCCTCATACTCAACTAATTCCATTTGGTAATCCAAGCCTTTATAAAGGGCTGTCTTAGGATCAGTATAGATATCTTGGATAAATTCATCTCTTGCAGTCGTGAACTTCAATACACGAGCATTGAATAGTCTTAGATCAAAAGATTCCTCTAAGT
Above is a window of Sediminitomix flava DNA encoding:
- the mutS gene encoding DNA mismatch repair protein MutS produces the protein MLFENGKPSKSGTLAKKSVKKEKETPMMKQYNAIKAKHPGALLLFRVGDFYETFGEDAIKASQILEIVLTKRSNGAASAMELAGFPHHALDTYLPRLVKAGQRVAICDQLEDPKSVKGVVKRGVTELVTPGVSFNDNVLNVKKNNYLASVYFLKQTVGVSFLDVSTGEFLTAQGDQAYIDKLMQSFMPSEVIYCRVQKEQYEAAFRDDFNSFQLDDWVYTHEYGYDKLLKHFGTNSMKGYGIQNLEAGIVAAGAVLYYLEATEHKNVSHISTIGRIEEDKYVWLDKFTIRNLELLSPQHEGGVPLIQILDKCVTPMGARLLKKWVLLPLKDKRKIEERLNVVRYFKEEEDVLDTLVDSMQQVGDMERLISKVAVGRINPREMVQLKRALQHSLPVKEALAKCDVPELKTLNDRLHSCELLMDKIEKELQNNPPLNATQGGMVNEGVNEELDELRKIAFSGKDYLNQILEREIESTGISSLKIAYNKVFGYYLEVRNVHKDKVPETWIRKQTLVNAERYITEELKTYEEKILHAESQINVLEQQIFQNLVLLAADYVAQIQQNAAVIATLDCLLSFANIANEYNYAAPSINDTRNLQITEGRHPVIERNLPIGEEYIPNDVNLNDSEQQIMIITGPNMAGKSALLRQTALIVLMAQMGCFVPAKAAEVGIVDKVFTRVGASDNLSKGESTFMVEMIETASILNNLSDRSLVLMDEIGRGTSTYDGISIAWSIVEHLHNQKGSRAKTLFATHYHELNQLATDFPRIHNFNVAVKEVGGKVIFLRKLKEGGSEHSFGIHVAQLAGMPPTVVSRANEILSHLEKDKIHTKNKQKLKEVPQASQLTIFNAADPKSEQIKDALEQLDVNALTPIDALLKLNELKKMLS
- a CDS encoding RelA/SpoT family protein, with amino-acid sequence MMEINIEKENQTLVRMYRALIQKAEPYIKEGDETIIRKAFKFAVNAHKDVRRRSGEPYIYHPVAVATIVVEEIGLGTTSIVAALLHDVVEDTDYTLQDIEERFGPKVARIIDGLTKITETTSKSESIQAENFRKMLLTISEDIRVVLVKLADRLHNMRTLSSMSLDKQLKIKSETEYIYAPLAHRLGLYNIKSELEDLSLRYSNRKVYNEISEKLEETEEQRKRFTKSFVKPLEKDLKKHNFEFRIKARTKSVTSIYKKMRKQGIPFEEVFDLFAIRIIFDSPLPEEKSVCWRIYSIVTDHYTPNVKRLRDWISVPKANGYESLHTTVMGPDGHWVEVQIRSSRMDEIAEKGYAAHWKYKEGSGKGGINKERGIEQWLNEVRDILEDDKSNAIEFLDDFRSNLFNKEVFVFTPNGDLRVFPHSATVLDFAFEIHTEVGAKCLGAKINGKLVPLNHELKNGDQVEILTANKSKANEDWLKFVKTSKARKKIKDYLREDKKQVASLGREVVERKFKQMKEPFNDKTVSQLREYFGLRTELDLYFKIGNGDIDHTEIKKFREMKEENQKSPKYVPEDAKEFKQKIRQIRKEGDELVIGEDMDSVHYSIAPCCNPIAGDDIFGFITINSGIKIHRTDCPNAVSLMANYGYRIIKARWASQKDEEYDVLLYIEGTDRIGLVNDVTKMISTQLRVNIKAISIDTHSSIFKGHITLSVRDSREAEKMIAKLKEIDGIIRINREV
- a CDS encoding hemolysin family protein; this encodes MDINLVAVVISLIFSAFFSAVEIAFVSSSRLYVALQKKKETLTGTILSKFYENRSHFISTCLVGNTVALVIYGIFSAAMLEPPIEAYLEKFHLLESTVDVLTLLIQTIISTIIVLATAEFIPKSISLSNPEGFLAVSSFPMNIIYTLCFPLVWVVEKLSNVFITKVLKVKYSEEHPPFKLSDLSDYIERHMLQKDDQNEQMDVDTKILSNALEFKSIQVRECMIPRKEVIACEKKETIEELKQAFMESGHSKIPIYEDSIDNIIGYCHVFHMYNKPEKITDIITEIITVPEAMLANELMIKFNTQKKSMALVIDEFGGTSGIVTVEDVMEEIIGEIEDEHDEEELLFQKIDDSNFLLSARHEIDYLNENNDWNLPDGDYETLGGYILSIYHDIPSIGQAIETDRFKFVVKSMEEVRIDEIHLTLKGNEEKQGQ
- a CDS encoding AIR synthase related protein, which produces MQERYAQRGVSASKEDIHNAIQNLDKGVFPKAFCKIVPDFLVGDEKYCNIMHADGAGTKSSLAYLYWKETGDMSVWKGIAQDAIIMNTDDLLCVGATDNILLSSTIGRNKNLIPGEVISAIINGTEEVLQMLRDNGMNIISTGGETADVGDLVRTIIVDSTVTARMKREDVIDNANISEGDVIIGLSSFGQATYETEYNGGMGSNGLTSARHDVFAHYLAEKYPESFDPSVPRDLVYSGNKKLVDTIADVTLDAGKLVLSPTRTYAPVISKILKEYRKVINGMVHCSGGAQTKILHFVDNLHIIKDNLFEIPPLFKLIQEESKTDWKEMYKVFNMGHRMEIYVPQQYAEDIISISKSFNIDAQIIGRVEAAETKKLTLTSPHGEYIY
- a CDS encoding trigger factor, with the translated sequence MEFNFEKKESAHGLLSLKVSEADYKTEFDAQLKAQAKRANFKGFRPGKVPTSLVKKMYGKDLKQDIFNKTVSNAVDNYVKENDLHLLFAPMYVGEFLTPEQLDASKEVEVSFDLIIEPEFDYTLDKRTSVQGYQLEISDNDVENTINKLKESYPNAVDVEAAAKGDFIKANFKAVEGEEEPKESVVVLDEKVKEATVALFEGKKVGDVVAINVEDIFVDAKDIRVIFPMEEDAAADFKGAYEATITKITRNEEPALDQEFFDKVLGEGKADSEESFKAELKVVIADANSTAADSLLSNEVQKALMKKIDVEISEELLTKVYKQTSEKEVTDEEVAEKLADFTEAVKWRAIAGRISRDGEIKVGHEDIEAEAEKQIIAQFRQFGMGEIPADQLKGYVQNYLSYENGQKYNEIASQVNDQKLLDYVKDKVKVDEKVVDLGEFEEILKEATNK
- a CDS encoding GAF domain-containing protein, yielding MSQEKQPSDQSPKKSLFSLRTQLVWSIIISGLFAAVVIGWIGYSHAKQSVLEASKVKLGAIRDCKKDALESYLNDTQESLQTIAQSSFTLAAFLGFQTAFHDSIFQNDNFDFSNGLEEMYMDDKLSYSDSFSLAQKQKEIAALLESPSNTQYLHYHYLLQNPNPKSDRFQFVGDEPSEYGKKHRRFHSSFAKKVIGLKWKDLALIDAKNGDILYTVKKATDLGTNLLHGPYQDSGMAEIFQKVRFSESKTLVVHSEVKEFILSPEENVIFWATPIVQEQEIVAVLMCQTGIEQIDQIIDAPVEGQNQASASQSTYLVGHDFKIQTNLQRFKSKPKEFIQQLTKSGTDISQIHLLENHHSTSLILEANTEAAVLAFNEKQGASVHKNALGEEVLIAYSSLQFNNENSWSIFTEQTTEEIYIPISTLKNNLLIAIAVVLFLLIVVGDLYARQQAVPLNLLLDNLEAVSEGQLKTKMAQGQHKINHTITALNHLIEHLNQATEFVHQIGKGNYEMAFSPLGKSDMLGHALLDMRDRVKHFTEEEEIRNWSIEGKNQFIEVCRQNDHDLYDFAEQNLQQFMLYLEAYASAFYVIREEEETGGKREYLQSVGCFSLDRKKYMNKKIYKGEGLVGVTWTEGKYHYIEDIPEGFKMINLGLGQAPPVSLLLIPIRFSEQVLGVVELLFLRKLKKHEIKFCCEVTDSFASYGQLLGVDVSHGNYTHFKQKAEELEGQNNQLKKELEHQQSTLLLQLKQKKDEALFYKEQLHQLTSSKGDNLNPPPQESTE